Proteins from a single region of Clostridia bacterium:
- a CDS encoding V-type ATP synthase subunit K, with translation MFSNGTVITIFGAAVAAFLSGMGSAIGVRSGGVAAAGVTAEKPELFGKLLVLQALPGTQGIYGFLTAVLILVQSGLMGGNANISTAQGWAFFFAGLPIGILGLVSAIYQGKVAVAAIHMTAKQPESSGKGITMAVLVETYAILGLLVSLLLVLFATKGL, from the coding sequence ATGTTTAGCAACGGAACAGTCATCACCATCTTCGGCGCCGCGGTCGCCGCGTTCCTTTCGGGAATGGGCTCCGCGATAGGCGTACGCTCCGGCGGCGTTGCCGCGGCGGGCGTGACCGCGGAAAAGCCCGAGCTTTTCGGTAAGCTGCTGGTTCTCCAGGCGCTGCCCGGAACACAGGGAATATACGGCTTCCTCACCGCCGTTCTCATCCTCGTCCAGAGCGGACTTATGGGCGGCAACGCGAACATCAGCACCGCGCAGGGCTGGGCGTTCTTCTTCGCGGGCCTGCCGATTGGCATCCTCGGCCTTGTTTCCGCCATCTATCAGGGCAAGGTCGCGGTCGCCGCGATCCACATGACCGCCAAGCAGCCGGAGTCCTCCGGTAAGGGCATCACCATGGCGGTCCTCGTCGAGACCTACGCCATACTCGGACTGCTCGTATCCCTGCTGCTCGTCCTCTTCGCGACGAAGGGACTTTGA
- a CDS encoding V-type ATPase subunit: MADNFGIKSGYPYAVGRVRAMEDSVFSREQYSRLIAAEKDGRLRVLAETGYGAGAEKQELEPMIDAELRGVHELMNEIAPEPELTDLFFHEYDAHNLKALLKARIVGADADGILLSCGVFDVEVLKVCVSADEYSMLGAAFEPLEKLEGVTDPGEISRAVDSAVYAHIFATLKKRKAPALEEFFKLKAGFTNALTRMRGRALGLSEEAVAKLLISGGFEEPGAEGGVREFERACSQKLNACLRDSRSDPFGPAALGSYVNDKQNEARNIRIIFAGGGEEDIDF, from the coding sequence ATGGCTGATAACTTCGGTATAAAAAGCGGCTACCCTTACGCGGTAGGACGCGTCAGAGCGATGGAGGATTCCGTCTTTTCCCGCGAGCAGTATTCACGGCTGATCGCGGCGGAGAAGGACGGGCGCCTTCGCGTACTCGCCGAAACCGGCTACGGAGCGGGAGCGGAAAAGCAGGAGCTCGAGCCGATGATCGACGCGGAGCTTCGCGGCGTTCACGAACTGATGAACGAGATCGCGCCCGAGCCGGAGCTGACCGACCTTTTCTTTCACGAATACGACGCGCACAATCTGAAAGCGCTGCTCAAAGCGCGCATCGTCGGCGCGGACGCGGACGGCATACTGCTCTCCTGCGGCGTCTTCGACGTCGAGGTGCTGAAGGTATGCGTTTCCGCGGATGAATACTCCATGCTCGGCGCGGCGTTCGAGCCGCTCGAGAAGCTCGAGGGCGTGACAGATCCCGGCGAGATAAGCCGCGCGGTCGACTCCGCCGTATACGCGCACATCTTCGCGACGCTGAAGAAGCGCAAGGCGCCCGCGCTCGAGGAATTCTTCAAGCTGAAGGCGGGCTTCACCAACGCGCTGACGCGCATGCGCGGCAGGGCGCTCGGCCTTTCGGAAGAGGCCGTCGCGAAGCTGCTCATCTCCGGCGGCTTCGAGGAGCCGGGGGCGGAAGGCGGCGTGCGCGAGTTCGAGCGCGCCTGCTCGCAGAAGCTCAACGCCTGCCTGCGCGATTCGCGCTCCGATCCGTTCGGACCGGCCGCGCTCGGCAGCTACGTCAATGACAAACAGAACGAAGCGCGCAATATCAGGATCATCTTCGCCGGAGGCGGCGAGGAAGATATCGATTTTTAA
- a CDS encoding V-type ATP synthase subunit F (produces ATP from ADP in the presence of a proton gradient across the membrane; the F subunit is part of the catalytic core of the ATP synthase complex) — MDAERTKIAAVGDLASVLLFNALGITAVGADTPQDAEREITRLVSEGYSVIFVTEKTAAGVPELISKYKSQTFPAIIPIPDKDGSDGSGLRAIQANVEKAVGKNIF, encoded by the coding sequence ATGGACGCCGAAAGAACGAAAATAGCCGCTGTTGGCGACCTTGCCTCCGTGCTGCTTTTCAACGCGCTGGGCATAACCGCCGTCGGCGCGGATACTCCGCAGGACGCGGAGCGCGAGATAACGCGGCTCGTTTCCGAGGGGTATTCCGTCATATTCGTGACGGAAAAGACCGCCGCGGGCGTGCCCGAGCTTATCAGTAAGTATAAATCGCAAACCTTCCCCGCGATCATCCCGATCCCCGACAAGGACGGCAGCGACGGCAGCGGCCTTCGCGCCATTCAGGCGAACGTGGAGAAAGCGGTCGGAAAGAACATATTTTGA
- a CDS encoding V-type ATP synthase subunit A, protein MNELEHGTIIKVAGPLIVASGMRNCQMYDVVRVSEKKLIGEIIELRGDRASIQVYEETAGLGPGEPVYFTGEPLSVELAPGLIEGIYDGIQRPLEVIYKLTGDRIQRGTSVDVLDRERRWNFVPAAKVGETLTGGDVLGTVVETAAVTQKIMVPPNVGGELTWLREAGEATVTDVVAKIRTADGEEKELTMLQRWPVRVRRPYASKLTPNEPMVTGQRVIDTLFPIAKGGIAAIPGPFGSGKTVVQHQLAKWADADIIVYIGCGERGNEMTDVLKEFPELNDPRTGLPIMKRTVLIANTSDMPVAAREASIYTGITIAEYFRDMGYKVAIMADSTSRWAEALREMSGRLEEMPGEEGYPAYLSSRLAEFYERAGFVRCIGKEERYGAISAIGAVSPPGGDISEPVSQATLRIVKVFWCLSAQLAYKRHFPAIDWLRSYSLYNDNVHAYFDKAVAPDWSKNVAQAVSLLQQESELDEVVRLVGVDALGERDRLTLECARSIREDFLHQIAFHEVDTFTSPKKQHDMLAMILLWYELGLRALENGVSFSRVTSMACLEDIGRMKYVPENEWEQAAANTEKELRREFAELR, encoded by the coding sequence ATGAACGAACTTGAACACGGCACCATAATCAAAGTAGCGGGCCCGCTTATCGTAGCGTCCGGCATGAGAAACTGCCAGATGTACGACGTCGTGCGCGTCAGCGAAAAGAAGCTCATCGGCGAAATAATCGAGCTGCGCGGCGACCGCGCCTCGATACAGGTATACGAGGAGACCGCGGGGCTCGGCCCCGGCGAGCCCGTGTATTTCACCGGCGAGCCGCTTTCCGTCGAGCTCGCGCCCGGACTCATCGAGGGCATCTACGACGGCATCCAGCGTCCGCTCGAGGTCATATATAAGCTCACCGGCGACAGGATTCAGCGCGGCACGAGCGTCGACGTTCTCGACCGCGAGCGCAGGTGGAACTTCGTTCCCGCCGCGAAGGTCGGTGAAACGCTGACCGGCGGCGACGTGCTCGGCACGGTCGTCGAGACCGCGGCGGTCACGCAGAAGATAATGGTCCCGCCGAACGTCGGCGGCGAGCTGACCTGGCTCCGCGAAGCGGGCGAAGCGACCGTCACCGACGTAGTCGCGAAGATACGCACCGCCGACGGCGAAGAGAAGGAGCTTACGATGCTCCAGCGCTGGCCCGTCCGCGTGCGCCGTCCCTACGCGAGCAAGCTGACCCCCAACGAGCCGATGGTAACCGGTCAGCGCGTCATCGACACCCTCTTCCCGATAGCGAAGGGCGGCATCGCGGCGATCCCCGGTCCCTTCGGCTCGGGCAAGACCGTCGTCCAGCATCAGCTCGCGAAGTGGGCGGACGCTGACATCATCGTCTACATCGGCTGCGGCGAACGCGGCAATGAAATGACCGACGTTCTCAAGGAGTTCCCCGAGCTGAACGACCCGCGCACGGGGCTGCCGATAATGAAGCGCACGGTGCTTATCGCCAACACCTCCGATATGCCCGTCGCGGCGCGCGAAGCGTCTATTTACACCGGAATAACGATCGCGGAATACTTCCGCGACATGGGATATAAAGTAGCTATAATGGCGGACTCCACTTCGCGCTGGGCGGAAGCGCTGCGCGAGATGTCCGGCCGTCTTGAAGAAATGCCCGGCGAAGAGGGTTACCCCGCGTACCTCTCCTCGCGCCTTGCGGAGTTCTACGAGCGCGCCGGATTCGTCCGCTGCATCGGCAAAGAAGAACGCTACGGAGCGATAAGCGCGATCGGCGCGGTTTCGCCTCCCGGCGGCGACATTTCCGAGCCGGTCTCGCAGGCGACTCTGCGTATAGTCAAGGTCTTCTGGTGCCTGAGCGCGCAGCTCGCGTACAAGCGCCATTTCCCCGCGATAGACTGGCTGCGCAGCTACTCGCTCTATAACGACAACGTCCACGCCTACTTCGACAAGGCGGTCGCGCCGGACTGGTCGAAGAATGTGGCGCAGGCCGTCTCGCTGCTTCAGCAGGAGTCCGAGTTGGACGAGGTCGTCCGTCTCGTCGGCGTCGATGCGCTGGGTGAAAGGGACCGTCTTACGCTCGAATGCGCGCGCTCCATACGCGAGGATTTCCTGCATCAGATCGCCTTCCACGAGGTCGACACCTTTACCTCTCCGAAGAAGCAGCATGATATGCTCGCGATGATCCTGCTCTGGTACGAGCTGGGGCTTCGCGCGCTTGAGAACGGCGTTTCCTTCTCCCGCGTCACGTCTATGGCGTGTCTTGAGGATATCGGCAGAATGAAGTACGTGCCGGAGAACGAGTGGGAACAGGCCGCCGCAAATACCGAAAAAGAGCTTCGCCGCGAATTCGCGGAATTGAGATAA
- a CDS encoding V-type ATP synthase subunit B, which translates to MQKEYKTITEVVGPIMVVEGVEGVKYDELVHIKQADGNIRVGKVLEIDGDRAMVQLFESSQGLRVAESKAKFLGHGTTLSVSRDMLGRVFDGMGRSIDDGPEIIPEKKLDINGSPMNPAARDYPAEFIQTGISAIDGLNTLVRGQKLPIFSGSGLPHAKIAAQIARQGKVLGSNEKFAVVFAAIGITFEEAQFFIDDFRRTGSIERSVLFMNLANDPAVERIATPRMAITCAEYLAYELGMHVLVIMTDITNYAEALREVSAARKEVPGRRGYPGYLYTDLASMYERAGRINGNKGSITQIPILTMPEDDKTHPIPDLTGYITEGQIILSRELYYNGVTPPIDVLPSLSRLKDKGIGKGKTREDHADTMNQLFSAYARGKDAKELAVILGESALSEMDKLYAKFAVEFEKRYVSQGYETDRSIEETLDIGWELLGILPRTELKRIRTEYLDKYYHEAKN; encoded by the coding sequence ATGCAGAAGGAATACAAGACCATAACCGAGGTCGTCGGGCCGATAATGGTCGTCGAGGGCGTTGAAGGCGTAAAATACGACGAGCTCGTCCACATCAAACAGGCGGACGGGAATATCCGCGTCGGCAAGGTGCTGGAGATCGACGGCGACAGAGCGATGGTGCAGCTTTTCGAGAGCTCGCAGGGGCTCCGCGTCGCGGAGAGCAAGGCGAAGTTCCTCGGCCACGGCACGACGCTTTCCGTCAGCCGCGATATGCTCGGCAGAGTTTTCGACGGCATGGGGCGCTCCATTGACGACGGCCCCGAGATAATCCCCGAGAAGAAGCTCGACATAAACGGCTCGCCGATGAACCCCGCGGCTCGCGACTATCCGGCGGAGTTCATACAGACCGGCATCTCCGCGATCGACGGACTGAACACCCTCGTCCGCGGGCAGAAGCTGCCCATTTTCAGCGGAAGCGGCCTGCCTCACGCGAAGATCGCGGCGCAGATCGCCCGTCAGGGCAAGGTGCTCGGCAGCAACGAGAAGTTCGCCGTCGTCTTCGCCGCCATCGGCATCACGTTCGAGGAGGCGCAGTTCTTCATCGACGACTTCCGCCGCACCGGTTCTATCGAACGCTCGGTGCTTTTCATGAATCTCGCCAACGACCCGGCGGTCGAGCGTATCGCGACTCCGCGAATGGCGATAACCTGCGCGGAATATCTCGCCTACGAGCTCGGTATGCACGTGCTCGTCATAATGACCGACATAACCAACTACGCGGAAGCGCTCCGCGAAGTTTCCGCCGCGCGCAAGGAAGTTCCCGGCCGCCGCGGCTACCCCGGCTATCTCTACACCGACCTCGCGTCGATGTACGAAAGAGCGGGCAGGATCAACGGCAACAAGGGCTCGATCACCCAGATCCCGATCCTGACCATGCCGGAGGACGACAAGACCCACCCGATCCCCGACCTTACGGGCTACATCACGGAGGGGCAGATCATCCTTTCGCGCGAGCTTTACTACAACGGCGTAACGCCGCCGATCGACGTCCTGCCTTCCTTGAGCAGACTCAAAGACAAGGGCATCGGCAAGGGCAAGACCCGCGAGGACCACGCGGACACGATGAATCAGCTCTTCTCCGCCTACGCCCGCGGCAAGGACGCGAAGGAGCTGGCGGTCATCCTCGGCGAATCCGCGCTTTCCGAAATGGATAAGCTTTACGCGAAGTTCGCCGTCGAGTTCGAGAAGCGCTACGTTTCGCAGGGCTACGAGACCGACCGCAGCATAGAAGAAACGCTGGATATCGGCTGGGAGCTGCTCGGCATCCTGCCGCGCACCGAGCTGAAGCGTATCCGCACCGAATACCTCGATAAATACTATCACGAAGCGAAAAACTGA
- a CDS encoding V-type ATP synthase subunit D gives MAKLINPTRMELNKYKRRVKTAVRGHKLLKDKQDEMARQFMLHIKRNMELRRKVEEKLAKVMAESSSAAARMGSSAVREALLVPARSAKVSLTVKNIMSVNVPSLRYEGGDEETQLPYGFAFSSGALDGAVMTLADLLPDLIELAGVEKTCDMLAEEMEKTRRRVNALEFVMIPEMNEAIKYISMKLEDNERSNITRLMKIKDQKLKKEAAGK, from the coding sequence ATGGCGAAGCTGATAAATCCCACGCGGATGGAGCTGAACAAGTACAAAAGGCGTGTCAAGACCGCTGTCAGGGGGCATAAGCTCCTGAAAGACAAGCAGGACGAAATGGCGCGTCAGTTCATGCTGCACATAAAGCGGAATATGGAGCTTCGCCGCAAGGTCGAGGAAAAACTCGCGAAGGTCATGGCGGAGTCCTCCTCCGCTGCAGCCCGCATGGGCAGCAGCGCGGTGCGCGAGGCGCTGCTCGTGCCGGCGCGTTCCGCGAAGGTGTCGCTGACCGTCAAGAACATAATGAGCGTCAACGTTCCGTCCCTCCGCTACGAGGGCGGCGACGAGGAAACGCAGCTGCCTTACGGCTTCGCGTTCTCCTCCGGCGCGCTGGACGGCGCGGTCATGACGCTCGCCGACCTGCTTCCGGACCTCATCGAGCTCGCGGGCGTCGAGAAGACCTGCGATATGCTCGCCGAGGAGATGGAGAAGACCCGCCGCCGCGTCAACGCGCTCGAGTTCGTCATGATCCCCGAGATGAACGAAGCCATCAAGTATATCTCGATGAAGCTCGAAGATAACGAGCGCAGCAACATCACCCGCCTGATGAAGATCAAAGACCAGAAGCTCAAAAAAGAAGCGGCGGGGAAATAA
- a CDS encoding RICIN domain-containing protein, with the protein MGSRPNLYKGNAKLWWDYNIDNDIYPYGYTPAAGAIACYNESGDYGHVLFVENVIGDTVYFSESYYLSYPYYFNYDSLSIADMETYRGGFKGYIYLGITPAPTYVDLGSDFYAFIIKQDSWKHLAAENGNLQLSSTGNNSADPKQIWHFIKTSDGSYKIVNEYDGRCLDAANFGTSNGTNVGVCASNDSTAQRWFVSTKGSGYALSPAYTSMVIDIDDSLNDPGTNAQLWQPANTSAQIFSIYKLTEDGVTYSKPAKPSAVTVNASISSNKLNISWSQSPLIGRYDSRVYDVIIYKGSASGTPIHKKTGLNATSYSYTLDGEGTYYVKVASVNTKYYEWYTLSSAVKVETKTDTLGDMDGDGSISVADALSALRVAAKLARATSSVKKIADVDFDGAITVSDALAILRVAAKLAVTKPLSVTSFNDRTLYPGCYKKYSVASNYANVHKVEWSSSNASIASVDSEGKVTAVKEGTATITAKVSVIGQQKSVSFTVTVTNPSVVLSPASQSTSFDARSDNRVVISKRIAYKCPLPSVSTDVNTAYCGDSRVSASSITKEITSGDGKFSGEYFYSYQPGVIKIKYSFTLAGKTYSSTYTCNFTLTRTNPDMGQYIRSSTSTSSTNLGMVPANTTYVITQVAVTGTVGESGTQVWGYTTYGGVSGWTLIEYWQ; encoded by the coding sequence ATGGGAAGCAGGCCGAATCTTTATAAAGGGAACGCAAAGCTTTGGTGGGATTATAATATCGATAATGATATTTATCCTTACGGCTATACTCCTGCAGCCGGCGCGATTGCTTGCTATAACGAAAGTGGAGATTATGGACACGTTCTTTTTGTGGAAAACGTCATTGGAGATACCGTTTATTTTTCTGAATCTTATTATCTTAGTTACCCTTATTATTTCAATTATGATTCGCTGAGTATTGCCGATATGGAGACATATCGAGGCGGTTTCAAAGGGTATATTTACTTAGGAATAACACCCGCGCCTACTTATGTGGATCTTGGCTCAGATTTCTACGCGTTCATAATCAAGCAGGATTCGTGGAAGCACCTTGCGGCTGAAAACGGCAACCTTCAACTGTCTTCGACCGGCAATAACAGTGCCGATCCAAAGCAGATATGGCATTTTATTAAAACGTCTGACGGCTCTTATAAAATCGTGAACGAATACGACGGCAGATGCCTTGACGCCGCTAATTTCGGAACGAGCAACGGGACTAACGTAGGAGTCTGTGCGAGCAACGATTCTACCGCGCAAAGATGGTTCGTTTCAACTAAAGGCAGCGGATACGCGCTTTCTCCTGCATATACAAGTATGGTTATCGATATTGACGACAGCTTGAACGATCCCGGTACCAACGCGCAGCTCTGGCAGCCCGCCAACACGTCGGCTCAGATTTTTTCGATATACAAACTCACGGAGGACGGCGTTACCTATTCCAAACCCGCAAAGCCGTCTGCGGTGACCGTGAACGCTTCAATTTCTTCTAATAAACTGAATATTTCGTGGAGCCAGTCACCTTTGATTGGGAGATATGACTCGAGAGTTTATGATGTTATTATATACAAGGGCAGTGCGAGTGGAACGCCGATACACAAGAAAACCGGACTGAACGCCACGTCTTACAGCTATACTTTGGACGGCGAAGGAACGTATTATGTAAAGGTCGCTTCAGTCAATACGAAGTATTACGAATGGTATACGCTTTCTTCGGCGGTAAAGGTCGAAACGAAGACTGATACACTTGGGGATATGGATGGCGACGGTTCGATATCCGTTGCCGACGCGCTTTCTGCTTTGAGAGTGGCGGCGAAGCTTGCGAGAGCCACGAGCAGCGTGAAGAAGATAGCCGACGTGGATTTCGACGGAGCGATAACGGTTTCCGACGCGCTTGCGATACTGCGCGTCGCCGCAAAGCTGGCGGTCACAAAGCCGCTGTCTGTGACTTCGTTCAACGACCGCACGCTCTATCCCGGATGCTATAAGAAATACTCCGTTGCCTCTAATTATGCGAACGTTCACAAGGTCGAGTGGTCGAGCAGCAACGCGTCAATTGCGAGCGTTGACAGCGAAGGTAAGGTCACGGCTGTAAAGGAAGGAACGGCGACGATAACGGCGAAGGTTTCCGTAATCGGTCAGCAGAAATCCGTTTCATTTACTGTTACGGTCACGAATCCGAGCGTCGTTCTTTCTCCCGCGAGCCAAAGCACATCCTTTGACGCAAGATCGGATAACAGGGTTGTGATCAGCAAGCGCATCGCTTACAAATGCCCGCTTCCGTCCGTAAGCACGGACGTGAACACGGCGTATTGCGGCGACAGCCGCGTGAGCGCTTCAAGTATTACAAAGGAGATAACGTCCGGTGATGGTAAGTTCAGCGGAGAATACTTCTATTCGTATCAGCCGGGTGTGATAAAGATCAAGTATTCGTTTACTCTGGCGGGCAAGACTTACAGCAGCACTTACACTTGCAACTTCACGCTGACGCGCACCAACCCCGATATGGGTCAGTATATCAGAAGCTCGACTTCGACGTCTTCGACGAATCTGGGTATGGTTCCGGCGAATACGACTTACGTTATTACACAGGTCGCGGTTACGGGAACGGTCGGAGAATCTGGAACTCAGGTCTGGGGATACACGACCTATGGCGGCGTATCCGGATGGACTTTGATCGAGTATTGGCAGTAA
- a CDS encoding DNA polymerase IV, which translates to MDRTILHCDINNCFASIETVLDPSLKGLPIAVCGSKEDRHGIVLAKSEEAKRFGVATAEPIWQAQKKCPQLVIVSPHYGEYARFSRAARELYAEYTDLVEPFGMDECWLDVSASTLLFGDGRAIADELRRRMREEVGLTISVGVSFNKIFAKLGSDMKKPDATTEIGRDFREKIWPLPAADLFGVGRSGRKQLERYCIRTIGDLATTGPDFLRSVFGKAGLTLWQYANGLDLSPVMPIGYVSPIKSVGHGQTPPADMKDNAEVWLMLLHLAQDVGRRLRQNGLAARGVSVRVRDGMLTFRQYQTATRYPTSCACELAEAGFRLFRERYDWRCPVRAVTLTAINLCDEKFPAQLDFGGGFRRHERAETLERAADGVRSRFGKGAITPASLLLRKKSEYIPPAFADPLRHIETHLDI; encoded by the coding sequence GTGGACAGGACGATACTGCATTGCGACATAAACAACTGCTTCGCCTCTATCGAGACGGTGCTCGATCCGTCGCTGAAGGGGCTGCCGATCGCCGTCTGCGGCTCGAAGGAGGACCGCCACGGCATCGTGCTGGCGAAATCGGAAGAGGCAAAGCGCTTCGGCGTGGCGACGGCGGAGCCGATATGGCAGGCGCAGAAGAAGTGCCCGCAGCTCGTCATCGTTTCGCCTCACTACGGCGAATACGCGCGCTTCTCGCGCGCCGCGCGGGAGCTTTACGCCGAATACACCGACCTCGTAGAGCCCTTCGGCATGGACGAATGCTGGCTCGACGTCAGCGCGAGCACGCTCCTTTTCGGCGACGGACGCGCCATCGCGGACGAGCTGCGGCGGCGTATGCGCGAGGAGGTCGGGCTGACGATCTCCGTCGGCGTCAGCTTCAACAAAATTTTCGCGAAGCTCGGCTCGGATATGAAGAAGCCGGACGCGACGACGGAGATCGGGCGCGACTTCCGCGAAAAGATATGGCCGCTTCCCGCGGCGGATCTGTTCGGCGTTGGGCGCAGCGGAAGAAAACAGCTCGAGCGCTACTGCATACGCACGATAGGCGACCTGGCGACGACCGGCCCTGACTTCCTGCGCTCCGTCTTCGGCAAGGCGGGGCTGACGCTCTGGCAGTATGCAAACGGGCTCGACCTCTCCCCCGTCATGCCGATCGGGTACGTCAGCCCGATAAAGAGCGTCGGGCACGGGCAGACGCCGCCGGCGGATATGAAAGATAACGCGGAGGTCTGGCTTATGCTGCTGCATCTGGCGCAGGACGTCGGCAGGCGACTGCGGCAGAACGGCCTTGCGGCGCGCGGAGTTTCCGTGCGGGTGCGGGACGGTATGCTCACCTTCCGGCAGTATCAGACGGCGACGCGCTACCCGACCTCCTGCGCCTGCGAACTCGCGGAGGCGGGCTTCCGCCTCTTCCGCGAGCGGTACGACTGGCGCTGCCCCGTCCGCGCGGTGACGCTGACGGCGATAAACCTCTGCGACGAGAAGTTCCCCGCGCAGCTCGACTTCGGCGGCGGCTTTCGCCGCCACGAACGCGCCGAGACGCTCGAACGCGCCGCGGACGGCGTCCGCAGCCGCTTCGGCAAGGGCGCGATAACGCCTGCTTCGCTGCTGCTGCGCAAGAAGAGCGAGTATATCCCGCCCGCCTTCGCCGATCCCCTGCGGCACATAGAAACGCATCTCGATATATAA
- a CDS encoding helix-turn-helix transcriptional regulator: protein MLFGEKLRELRKKEGLTQEALAAEIDVTKRTLINYESGRCYPKQAEIVMRLAKRFSVSADYLMSEADEFVAQAHARGGARGMAQAKELVAEVSGLFAGGELEDEDKDAVLRAIIDAYWDAKNDNRKYARS from the coding sequence ATGCTTTTCGGAGAGAAACTCAGGGAGCTGCGCAAAAAGGAAGGGCTGACGCAGGAGGCGCTCGCCGCCGAGATCGACGTTACCAAGCGCACGCTCATCAACTACGAGAGCGGCCGCTGCTACCCGAAGCAGGCGGAGATCGTCATGCGCCTTGCGAAGCGCTTTTCCGTCAGCGCCGACTATCTCATGAGCGAGGCGGACGAGTTCGTTGCGCAGGCGCACGCCCGCGGCGGCGCGCGCGGCATGGCGCAGGCGAAGGAGCTCGTCGCGGAGGTCAGCGGACTTTTCGCGGGCGGCGAGCTTGAGGATGAGGACAAGGACGCCGTCCTGCGCGCGATAATCGACGCCTACTGGGACGCGAAAAACGATAACAGGAAATACGCGAGGTCGTGA
- a CDS encoding ImmA/IrrE family metallo-endopeptidase, whose protein sequence is MSYIELEAEALAAKYGTRDPFEIARQEGIAVYFRNDFTKLKGMYKVILRRRCVFINAGLSQEEMRYICAHELGHDKLHRAATAKAGLCDFVMFDVKNKLEYEANLFAAHLLIDDRQVSHAAVNGMTAQELAATLGVPETLVTIKAANYEKRRQHHAPRELKNPLY, encoded by the coding sequence ATGAGCTATATCGAGTTGGAAGCGGAGGCGCTTGCGGCGAAATACGGCACGCGCGATCCCTTCGAGATAGCGCGCCAGGAGGGGATAGCGGTCTATTTCCGCAATGACTTCACCAAGCTCAAGGGTATGTATAAAGTTATCCTTCGCCGCCGCTGCGTCTTCATCAACGCCGGACTGTCACAGGAGGAGATGCGCTATATCTGCGCGCACGAGCTGGGGCACGACAAGCTCCACCGCGCCGCGACCGCGAAGGCGGGGCTCTGCGACTTCGTGATGTTCGACGTGAAAAACAAGCTGGAGTACGAGGCGAATCTTTTCGCCGCGCACCTGCTCATAGACGACCGGCAGGTCTCCCACGCCGCCGTGAACGGCATGACGGCGCAGGAGCTGGCGGCCACGCTCGGCGTACCCGAAACGCTCGTCACGATAAAGGCGGCGAACTACGAGAAACGCCGTCAGCATCACGCGCCGCGCGAACTGAAAAATCCGCTGTATTGA